The following DNA comes from Paenibacillus crassostreae.
ACTCCATCGTTGAATGAGAGTGGTCTGTTTAAATTTCTATAACCTAGATATATTTCATCAAATACTAGCTTAACTTAGTTAAAGGTTTTTGCGCTGGACCCTCGATGACATCCCCATCATATCCGAATCTAGAACCATGACAAGGACAATCCCAAGTGCGTTCGCCTTCGTTCCATTCTACCTCGCAACCCATGTGGGTGCATGTCGTATCCACGAGATGCAGATTTCCGTCGGGGTCGCGGTAGGCTCCTGCTCTTTTTCCATGATGTTTAACGACGGAGCCTGAATCTTTCTCAAGCTCGTCCGCTTGGGTATAGACGATACCAACCTTACCCGTTATTAATTCCTTAGCCACATTGGCATTCTGTACAACGAAATTCTTCACATCTGGATTAGCGTTAAATCGTGAAGGAGAAAAAAGATCGGAATATGGGTTGTCTCTCCCTTGAATTTGATCTGTGATAAGTTTGGCGGCTACAGCGCTTGTTGTCATTCCCCATTTGGCAAAGCCTGTCGCGACATACATCCCCTCCGCTTTCGATGTAATCTGACCGATAAAGGGAACTTTATCGAGCGTAACTAAATCTTGCGTAGACCAACGAAAGGGAATACCTTTATTCCCCAGTACCTTCTCTCCAAATTGCTCCAGATTCTCATAATGCTGATAGGTGCAAATTCCTTGTCCGGTTTTATGGCTCTCTCCACCTACAAGAACGACTTGTTCTCCATTCCATGAAGCAGATCTAAGAGACCGCGTGGGTTCATCGACGCTGATATACATCCCACCTGCAAAAGGAGTCTCTGGTTTCATCGCAACAACATAGGATCGCTCCGCGTACAGCCGTGAGAAGAAGAAACCTCCACCATCGCTAAATGGAAAGTGGGAAGCGGAGACGAGATGTTGACATGTCATATGATGCTCGCCATCAAGGGTAGTGACGGTGAAGGGACG
Coding sequences within:
- a CDS encoding FAD-dependent oxidoreductase, with amino-acid sequence MNTPSPSSQALPQYPESLWRASTKLPTFPQLTEDITVDVGIVGAGITGITTAYILSKEGYKVALLDAGSILQGTTGHTTAKITTQHGLIYDQLIQTLGEAQASKYYHANNEALQWITQTVKELQISCEWQPEDAYVYAESEQSAGKLQKEFKAYEKLAIPGLWKEHLPIPLQMKAAIQLPGQAQFHPLEYLKTLVEAIIKAGGKIYEHTTVSNKLEGDRPFTVTTLDGEHHMTCQHLVSASHFPFSDGGGFFFSRLYAERSYVVAMKPETPFAGGMYISVDEPTRSLRSASWNGEQVVLVGGESHKTGQGICTYQHYENLEQFGEKVLGNKGIPFRWSTQDLVTLDKVPFIGQITSKAEGMYVATGFAKWGMTTSAVAAKLITDQIQGRDNPYSDLFSPSRFNANPDVKNFVVQNANVAKELITGKVGIVYTQADELEKDSGSVVKHHGKRAGAYRDPDGNLHLVDTTCTHMGCEVEWNEGERTWDCPCHGSRFGYDGDVIEGPAQKPLTKLS